The stretch of DNA GATCTTCTCCTCTGTAATGCCGGCGTGGATGGTGACCATCTCCCCGCACATGGTTTCCTCATCCACGCGTCCGGCCTTGTAGTCGGTGTAGCGGGGCAGCGCCCAATCCGCGACCTCCCTGGGGATGAGAGCCTGCTCGATCTCCCAATAGAAAAAGCCGGCACCCATGTCGCCGTCCCAGAGAGTGCCGTCGCAGTCGAAGACCGCCACTTTGGGCCGGAGACGCAAGACCGAAGCGATGAACTCCTCGGCACGGGCAGAGACCTTGGCGGAGGCGAAGATCACGAGCCGGCCAACCGCTGGTAGTCCTCGGGGGTATCGACGTTGGCGACAACCATGGGGTCGTTGACGGCGAGATAGTGGACGCGGGCCGGCACGGAATGCTCGACGTCGCGGGCAGTGGAGCCGACGGGTGCCTTGAGAAAGGCCTCGATCATCTCCCGCCCGATGACGATGGGATGGCCGTGCTTGCCTTCGAATTCGGGCACCACCGCCCACTTGCCTTCCTCGTAAAGCTCGCGGAAGAGCGCGACCATGGCGCCGACTGTCTCGGAGGCGCAGGGCGGACGGTCCACCAGAGTGACGATGGCGGCATCGCGGCCGCGGTTAAGCACTTCCTGCAAACCGATCTGCAGCGAGCTGAATTGCCCGCGTTCAGGATGGCGGTTGGTCAGCAGCGAGGCGGCGGTGGAATAGACCACCGGCGCGATCGCGTCGGAGTTCTTGCCGCCGACGACCAGGACCAGCTCGGAGAATGGATTGAGCAGCTCGATGGCCGCGGAGAGGAAAGTCTGGGTGCGCGGAGGAGCAGCGACACGGGACAACCCGGCGATATCCGCCGCGGGGTGATAGCTTTCTTCGCGCGCCGGGGGCCAGGGCAGCAGGGCCTTGTCGCGTCCCATGCGGGACGACTCACCGGCGGCCAGGATGACTCCGCAGAAGCTTGGGGATCGGGCCATAAATCTTGTTCAAGCATACAGCAGGGGCAGTTCAGTGCAAGTGTCGTCCGGCTGAAGCCGGACCCTGATCCCCATCGATGAGCTTCATGGCACGCCTGAAGGCGTGCCCCTCCGAAACCAGCCTAGTCCTTGGACTTGGCCTCGCGTTCGAATCTCATCGCGGGGGCAGCGGTTTCAGCCTGGCGGCGGACGGCGATCAGCTCGGCGACGATGGCGACCGCGATCTCTTCGGGGGCGATGGCGCCGATATCGAGGCCGATGGGGGCGTGCACGCGGTCCAGGCTCTCGCGCGAGACGCCCTCTCGCTCCAGCTCCTTGTAGATCTCGATGACCTTGCGCTTGGAGCCGATCATACCGACATAGCGGGCACGGGCGCCGGCCGCCCAGCGCAGGATGCGCATGTCGTCACGATGGCCGCGGGTCACGATGACGATGTAGGAATTCTCGTTGAGCGACAGCTTGGAGCAAGCCTGGTCAAAATCTTCGGCATAGACCTCGCGGGCTTCCGGGAAGCGTTCGCGGTTGGCGTAGGCGTCGCGGTCATCAATGACGGTGACGTCGAAGCCGGCGAGGCGCGCGACCTTGTACAGGTGCAGAGAGACGTGTCCGGCGCCGAAGAGATAGAGCTGGGGAACGGGCATCACCGGCTCCACGAAGACGTCGAGGGTACCACCGCAGACCAGCCCGGAGTCGTACTTGGGATTGTTGTTGAGATTGAAGGTGAGGGTGCGGGGCTTTTCCTGCTCCATGACCTCGCGGGCGGCCTGCCAGACCTCGGCCTCGACGCAGCCGCCGCCGATGGTGCCGACGATGGAGCCGTCGTCGCGCACCAGCATCTTGGCGGTCTCGAAGGAGGGGATGGAGCCGCGCACGTTGACAATGGTGGCCAGC from Terriglobales bacterium encodes:
- a CDS encoding nucleotidyltransferase family protein is translated as MARSPSFCGVILAAGESSRMGRDKALLPWPPAREESYHPAADIAGLSRVAAPPRTQTFLSAAIELLNPFSELVLVVGGKNSDAIAPVVYSTAASLLTNRHPERGQFSSLQIGLQEVLNRGRDAAIVTLVDRPPCASETVGAMVALFRELYEEGKWAVVPEFEGKHGHPIVIGREMIEAFLKAPVGSTARDVEHSVPARVHYLAVNDPMVVANVDTPEDYQRLAGS
- a CDS encoding XdhC/CoxI family protein, which produces MDLYEEIVKLRREGRRGALATIVNVRGSIPSFETAKMLVRDDGSIVGTIGGGCVEAEVWQAAREVMEQEKPRTLTFNLNNNPKYDSGLVCGGTLDVFVEPVMPVPQLYLFGAGHVSLHLYKVARLAGFDVTVIDDRDAYANRERFPEAREVYAEDFDQACSKLSLNENSYIVIVTRGHRDDMRILRWAAGARARYVGMIGSKRKVIEIYKELEREGVSRESLDRVHAPIGLDIGAIAPEEIAVAIVAELIAVRRQAETAAPAMRFEREAKSKD